A genomic region of Haliotis asinina isolate JCU_RB_2024 chromosome 1, JCU_Hal_asi_v2, whole genome shotgun sequence contains the following coding sequences:
- the LOC137280399 gene encoding intraflagellar transport protein 20 homolog: protein MADEALARAGLHFDELNKIRVLEPEVAQQTVELKEECKDFVDKIADFQKIVSGFIEVVDGVATEVEKEKMKAIGARNLLKSIAKQREAQQLQLVALITERKMQLERLRIQYDALQKAEGEQNEFIEQLILQK from the exons ATGGCGGACGAGGCGCTTGCACGGGCAGGACTTCATTTCGATGAACTCAATAAGATAAGAGTTTTAGAACCTGAAGTTGCACAACAAACTGTTGAATTGAAGGAAGAGTGCAAAGACTTTGTCGACA AAATTGCTGATTTCCAGAAGATAGTAAGTGGCTTCATTGAAGTTGTGGATGGTGTTGCAACGGAAGTGGAGAAGGAAAAGATGAAG GCAATCGGTGCACGGAATCTCCTAAAGTCAATTGCTAAGCAACGAGAAGCTCAGCAGTTGCAACTAGTCGCACTCATCACAGAGAGGAAGATGCAGCTGGAGAG ATTGCGGATCCAGTATGATGCCTTACAGAAAGCTGAAGGTGAACAGAATGAGTTCATTGAGCAGCTGATTCTCCAGAAGTGA